A genomic window from Microbacterium sp. ET2 includes:
- a CDS encoding NAD-dependent epimerase/dehydratase family protein has translation MTNVLILGGTGWLSGRVARAWVDAGARVTCLARGGRPAPEGAELVIADRSNPGAYDAVARREWDEVVEISSAPEHVSSAVAALAAVSHHLTYVSSLSVYAANDVVGADEAADVSAPLRPGEEYDYSRAKAAAEASVRDVFGDRAAIVRPGLIVGPDDPTDRFGYWVARVALAGVEPVLTPTLAGRMSQVIDVDDLAAFLVACGAARLPIVANAVGDPMPFRTLVDTAREVASHRGDLVEADDEWLVAHDVQFWMGPRSLPLWLPSDMPGFATRSNTAYRAAGGPLRDLGDTLRRTFADETARGLDRERRSGLTRAEEEELISARRRAE, from the coding sequence ATGACGAACGTGCTCATCCTCGGCGGCACCGGCTGGCTGAGCGGTCGGGTCGCCCGCGCCTGGGTGGATGCCGGCGCGCGAGTCACGTGCCTCGCACGTGGCGGTCGGCCTGCACCGGAGGGCGCCGAGCTCGTCATCGCCGATCGGAGCAACCCGGGTGCCTACGATGCCGTGGCCCGGCGCGAGTGGGACGAGGTGGTCGAGATCTCGTCGGCACCCGAGCACGTCTCTTCCGCCGTAGCCGCGCTGGCGGCGGTCTCCCATCACCTGACCTACGTGTCGTCGCTGTCGGTGTACGCGGCGAACGACGTCGTCGGCGCCGATGAGGCCGCCGACGTCAGCGCGCCGCTTCGGCCGGGGGAGGAGTACGACTACTCGCGTGCGAAGGCCGCCGCCGAAGCATCCGTTCGTGACGTCTTCGGCGATCGTGCCGCCATCGTGCGACCGGGGCTCATCGTCGGTCCGGACGATCCCACCGATCGTTTCGGATACTGGGTCGCGCGCGTCGCGCTCGCCGGGGTCGAACCCGTCCTCACACCGACTCTCGCGGGCCGCATGTCTCAGGTGATCGATGTCGACGACCTTGCGGCTTTCCTCGTGGCGTGCGGGGCGGCGCGGCTGCCGATCGTGGCGAACGCGGTCGGTGATCCGATGCCGTTCCGCACGCTCGTCGACACCGCCCGAGAGGTGGCAAGCCACCGCGGCGATCTCGTGGAGGCCGACGACGAGTGGCTGGTCGCACACGACGTGCAGTTCTGGATGGGTCCGCGCTCGCTCCCGCTGTGGCTGCCGAGTGACATGCCGGGATTCGCGACGCGTTCCAATACCGCGTATCGCGCGGCCGGTGGCCCCCTCCGCGATCTCGGCGACACGCTGCGGCGCACTTTCGCCGACGAAACCGCGCGCGGGCTCGACCGCGAGCGGCGCAGCGGGCTGACGCGGGCGGAGGAAGAGGAGCTCATCAGCGCACGGCGCCGCGCGGAGTGA
- a CDS encoding ABC transporter permease: MSTLALAATHARYNLVETSRVPIAVLGSLVFPSLAFCLFVLPQPAVRGSAEFATAALCSMVVFAFMSAGLFSLGIELAEQRAKPWAPYLRTLPGAASARILGLLSATLVISVMAMVPLLVIGGLFTQARPEPLNALGAIALAVVTAAPSGLIGILIGTLTGPKAAIAVTQVAMFLLAFGGGLFLPPQLFPGWLDVASAFLPVRQAREIVVNVALGTEVPLWAVIGIAAWTLALSLVAVIAYRRDEGRRYR; this comes from the coding sequence ATGTCCACGCTCGCCCTGGCCGCGACCCATGCCCGCTACAACCTGGTGGAGACCTCCCGGGTGCCCATCGCCGTCCTCGGGTCGCTGGTCTTCCCGAGTCTCGCCTTCTGCCTGTTCGTGCTCCCCCAGCCCGCGGTGCGCGGATCGGCGGAGTTCGCCACCGCCGCGCTGTGCTCGATGGTGGTCTTCGCCTTCATGTCGGCGGGTCTGTTCTCTCTCGGCATCGAGCTGGCCGAGCAGCGGGCGAAACCGTGGGCGCCGTACCTGCGGACCCTTCCCGGAGCGGCGAGCGCCCGCATCCTCGGGTTGCTGTCGGCGACCCTGGTGATCTCCGTGATGGCGATGGTGCCGCTCCTGGTGATCGGTGGTCTCTTCACCCAGGCTCGCCCCGAACCTCTGAATGCGCTCGGAGCGATCGCTCTTGCGGTCGTGACCGCGGCCCCGTCCGGACTCATCGGCATCCTCATCGGCACCCTGACCGGCCCGAAGGCCGCGATCGCGGTGACGCAGGTGGCGATGTTCCTCCTCGCCTTCGGCGGTGGGCTGTTCCTCCCCCCGCAGCTGTTCCCGGGGTGGCTCGACGTCGCCTCGGCATTCCTTCCCGTCCGCCAGGCGCGCGAGATCGTGGTGAACGTCGCCCTGGGCACCGAAGTCCCCCTCTGGGCGGTCATCGGTATCGCAGCCTGGACGCTGGCGCTCTCCCTGGTCGCCGTCATCGCCTATCGGCGCGATGAGGGTCGCCGATACCGTTGA
- a CDS encoding ABC transporter ATP-binding protein: protein MTRPAQLLGVTKRFGNLAALDDVSLDVDAGECVGLLGPNGAGKTTALSLLTGVRQPSSGTVRLFGADPRDPAARRTLGSTPQATALPESLRVREVLELVAAHYPVPAPRDQIVSEFGLDDLVDKLCGGLSGGQQRRVAVAMAFVGDPRLVLLDEPTTGLDVEGRRALWEAVRARHAAGCTVIVTSHHLEEIEQLAERVVVIDRGRIRADDTLSAIMAGVGRRRVTLRGVEPSLLQALEPDAAITSIDGASPDPRALVSAVVSDADDFVRKLVAHDLPFFDLQVRGATLEEAFLSLTSPSAR from the coding sequence ATGACTCGCCCCGCCCAGCTTCTCGGCGTCACCAAGCGCTTCGGGAACCTCGCCGCCCTCGACGACGTCTCGCTCGACGTCGATGCCGGCGAGTGCGTCGGTCTTCTCGGGCCGAACGGCGCCGGCAAGACCACGGCGCTCTCCCTCCTCACCGGCGTCCGTCAGCCGTCATCCGGAACCGTCCGCCTCTTCGGCGCCGATCCTCGTGACCCCGCGGCCCGGCGAACGCTGGGAAGCACCCCGCAGGCGACGGCGCTCCCCGAGTCGCTGCGGGTCAGAGAGGTGCTCGAGCTCGTCGCCGCGCACTATCCCGTACCCGCGCCACGAGATCAGATCGTGTCGGAGTTCGGTCTGGACGATCTCGTCGACAAACTGTGCGGCGGGCTGTCGGGTGGTCAGCAGCGTCGCGTCGCCGTCGCGATGGCCTTCGTCGGAGACCCTCGCCTGGTGCTCCTGGACGAACCGACCACCGGGCTCGACGTCGAAGGGAGGCGTGCACTGTGGGAGGCGGTGCGCGCCCGCCATGCGGCGGGGTGCACGGTCATCGTGACCAGCCACCACCTGGAGGAGATCGAGCAGCTCGCCGAGCGCGTCGTCGTCATCGACCGCGGGCGCATCCGAGCGGATGACACCCTGTCGGCGATCATGGCCGGCGTCGGCCGTCGACGGGTCACTCTGCGCGGGGTCGAGCCGTCGCTACTCCAGGCCCTCGAGCCCGACGCCGCCATCACCTCCATCGACGGGGCATCCCCGGACCCTCGTGCTCTGGTCAGCGCGGTCGTCTCCGACGCCGATGACTTCGTGCGGAAGCTCGTTGCGCACGACCTCCCCTTCTTCGACCTGCAGGTGCGCGGCGCCACCCTCGAAGAGGCCTTCCTCTCCCTCACCTCCCCTTCCGCCCGCTGA
- a CDS encoding transcriptional regulator, with amino-acid sequence MNDLDPVIHAPARLRIMTALTEALTDGDDITFPALQKLLDMTAGNLTTHLAKLEAAGYVDIAKAFAGRKPATFITLTPAGRTAFRTYRAHLLDLLGGSS; translated from the coding sequence GTGAACGATCTCGATCCCGTCATCCATGCACCGGCGAGGCTGCGGATCATGACGGCGCTCACCGAGGCGCTCACCGACGGCGACGACATCACCTTCCCCGCCCTGCAGAAGCTCCTCGACATGACGGCAGGGAATCTGACCACCCACCTGGCCAAGCTCGAGGCCGCCGGCTACGTCGACATCGCCAAGGCCTTCGCGGGGCGCAAGCCCGCGACCTTCATCACGCTCACCCCCGCCGGGCGCACCGCGTTCCGCACCTACCGCGCTCACCTGCTCGACCTTCTCGGAGGATCATCATGA
- the argC gene encoding N-acetyl-gamma-glutamyl-phosphate reductase: MTYSVAVSGASGYAGGEILRILAAHPDVEIRTVTAHSNAGQQLIEQQPHLRSLAHLTLQETTPEVLSGHDIVFLALPHGQSGQYTDALSDTPLVIDAGADHRLESMTEWDRFYGGVFHDPWAYGVPELLVGEGRQRDLLRGATRIAAPGCNASTVSLSLAPGVAGGVIDPGDIVTVLAVGPSGAGKSLKPHLLGSEILGTANPYAVGGSHRHIPEIRQALAAAMSETAAAIRISFTPVIVPMARGILATSSAPIVPGVTDDEIRSAWERAYGDETFVQLLPAGHFPRTADVLGANTALMGLAIDRDANRVIVVTAVDNLVKGTAGAAVQSMNIALGLPEGRALTVNGVAP, translated from the coding sequence ATGACATATTCGGTCGCCGTCTCCGGCGCATCCGGCTATGCGGGCGGTGAGATCCTCCGAATCCTCGCCGCACATCCCGACGTCGAGATCCGCACGGTCACCGCGCACTCCAACGCCGGGCAGCAGCTCATCGAGCAACAGCCCCATCTGCGCTCGCTGGCGCACCTGACGCTCCAGGAGACCACTCCGGAGGTGCTCTCCGGTCACGACATCGTCTTCCTCGCGCTTCCGCACGGACAATCGGGGCAGTACACCGACGCGCTGTCGGACACGCCGCTCGTCATCGACGCCGGTGCCGACCATCGGCTGGAGTCGATGACCGAATGGGATCGTTTCTACGGGGGCGTCTTCCACGACCCGTGGGCCTACGGGGTACCCGAACTCCTCGTCGGCGAGGGCAGGCAGCGCGACCTGCTGCGCGGTGCGACCCGCATCGCCGCCCCCGGATGCAACGCCTCCACGGTCAGCCTGAGCCTTGCGCCCGGGGTCGCGGGCGGTGTCATCGACCCGGGCGACATCGTCACCGTACTCGCGGTCGGACCCTCGGGCGCGGGCAAGAGCCTGAAGCCGCATCTTCTCGGCAGCGAGATCCTCGGCACCGCCAACCCCTACGCGGTCGGCGGCAGTCATCGCCACATCCCCGAGATCCGCCAGGCGCTCGCCGCTGCGATGTCGGAGACCGCCGCCGCCATCCGGATCTCCTTCACACCGGTCATCGTGCCGATGGCGCGCGGCATCCTCGCCACCTCCAGCGCGCCGATCGTCCCGGGCGTCACCGACGACGAGATCCGGAGCGCGTGGGAACGGGCGTACGGCGACGAGACCTTCGTGCAGCTGCTTCCTGCGGGGCACTTCCCCCGCACGGCCGACGTGCTCGGCGCCAACACGGCGCTGATGGGGCTCGCGATCGACCGCGATGCGAACCGCGTGATCGTCGTCACCGCGGTCGACAACCTCGTCAAGGGAACCGCGGGAGCCGCCGTGCAGTCCATGAACATCGCGCTCGGCCTTCCCGAGGGTCGAGCGCTCACCGTGAACGGAGTCGCCCCGTGA
- the argJ gene encoding bifunctional glutamate N-acetyltransferase/amino-acid acetyltransferase ArgJ, producing MNIDDDRPHGFASRGVTAPQGFEAAGVAVGLKSTGNPDVAVVVNRGPLKVGAAVFTSNRAKANPILWSEQVIRDGVVEAIVLNSGGANCFTGAFGFQTTHQTAEKAAELLGVGAGDILVCSTGLIGTGDEVFRQKVLDGTERAIQALDPDGGDAASEAIMTTDSRPKRAVEASHGWTIGGMAKGAGMLAPGLATMLVVVTTDAVLTAEEADAHLRAATRTTFDRLDSDGCMSTNDQVTLMVSGASGVTPDPEEFRRRLTAVCDDLAGQLQADAEGASHDISIQVTNAASEDDAVVVGRSVARNNLFKAAIFGNDPNWGRVLAAIGTTDAAFDPYDVDVWMNGVRVCTQGGPDRPREEVDLTPRAAVVRIDLKAGDAHALIRTNDLTHDYVHENSAYSS from the coding sequence GTGAACATCGACGACGACAGGCCGCACGGGTTCGCCTCCCGCGGTGTCACCGCACCCCAGGGCTTCGAGGCGGCCGGCGTCGCCGTGGGACTGAAGTCGACCGGCAACCCCGACGTCGCCGTCGTCGTCAACCGTGGTCCGCTCAAAGTCGGCGCCGCGGTCTTCACGAGCAATCGGGCCAAGGCCAACCCCATCCTGTGGTCGGAGCAGGTGATCCGGGACGGCGTCGTGGAAGCGATCGTGCTGAACTCCGGCGGTGCCAACTGCTTCACCGGGGCGTTCGGCTTCCAGACCACGCACCAGACCGCCGAGAAGGCCGCTGAACTGCTCGGCGTCGGCGCCGGCGACATCCTGGTCTGCTCCACCGGCCTCATCGGGACCGGCGACGAGGTGTTCCGGCAGAAGGTGCTCGACGGGACGGAGCGAGCGATCCAGGCGCTCGACCCGGACGGCGGCGATGCAGCATCCGAAGCCATCATGACGACCGACTCCCGCCCGAAACGGGCTGTCGAGGCCAGTCACGGATGGACGATCGGAGGGATGGCGAAGGGCGCAGGGATGCTGGCCCCGGGCCTCGCCACGATGCTCGTCGTCGTCACCACCGACGCCGTCCTCACCGCCGAGGAGGCCGATGCGCATCTGCGCGCAGCGACCCGCACGACCTTCGACCGGCTGGACTCCGACGGATGCATGTCGACGAACGACCAGGTGACCCTCATGGTCAGCGGCGCGTCGGGCGTGACGCCTGATCCGGAGGAATTCCGGCGGCGGCTGACCGCCGTATGCGACGACCTCGCCGGTCAGCTCCAGGCCGACGCGGAGGGCGCCAGTCACGACATCAGCATCCAGGTCACGAACGCGGCATCCGAGGACGATGCCGTGGTCGTCGGCCGCTCGGTCGCCCGCAACAACCTCTTCAAGGCAGCGATCTTCGGCAACGACCCCAACTGGGGTCGCGTGCTCGCGGCGATCGGAACCACCGACGCCGCGTTCGACCCCTACGACGTCGACGTGTGGATGAACGGCGTCCGCGTGTGCACCCAGGGCGGCCCCGACCGCCCTCGCGAGGAGGTCGACCTGACGCCGCGCGCCGCGGTGGTCCGCATCGACCTCAAGGCGGGCGACGCTCACGCGCTCATCCGTACCAACGACCTCACTCACGACTACGTCCACGAGAACAGCGCGTACTCCTCATGA
- the argB gene encoding acetylglutamate kinase: MTDIQTTDPGEASARAAVLIDSLPWLRRFRDQVIVIKYGGNAMVSEELQDAFAADMAYLRYAGVKPVVVHGGGPQISSMLDRLEIPSEFKGGYRVTSTEAISVVRMVLTGQINPQLVGKINTHGPLATGLSGEDAGLFGGRRRGVTIDGIEHDLGRVGDVVEVDPQPVLDHLAAGRIPVVSSIAPDLDRPGASLNVNADAAASALAVALKAVKLVVLTDVPGLYADWPNRDSLVSHLTSSALREMLPTLESGMIPKMQACLEAVEGGVETAAIIDGRVPHSVLVEIFTSNGIGTEVVRG, translated from the coding sequence ATGACCGACATCCAGACCACCGACCCGGGTGAAGCCAGCGCGAGAGCCGCCGTCCTCATCGACTCGCTTCCGTGGCTCCGGCGTTTCCGCGACCAGGTCATCGTGATCAAGTACGGCGGCAACGCCATGGTCAGCGAAGAGCTGCAAGACGCGTTCGCCGCGGACATGGCCTACCTCCGCTACGCGGGCGTGAAGCCGGTCGTCGTGCACGGCGGCGGCCCGCAGATCTCCTCCATGCTCGACCGGCTCGAGATCCCGAGCGAGTTCAAGGGCGGCTACCGGGTCACCAGCACAGAGGCCATCTCGGTGGTACGCATGGTGCTCACCGGTCAGATCAATCCGCAGCTCGTGGGGAAGATCAACACGCACGGGCCGCTGGCGACGGGCCTGAGCGGCGAGGATGCGGGGCTGTTCGGCGGCCGCCGACGAGGCGTCACCATCGACGGCATCGAGCACGACCTCGGACGGGTGGGAGATGTCGTCGAGGTCGACCCGCAGCCGGTCCTCGACCATCTCGCGGCCGGCCGCATCCCGGTGGTCTCCAGCATCGCGCCCGACCTCGATCGCCCGGGGGCGTCGCTGAACGTCAACGCCGACGCGGCGGCGTCGGCACTCGCAGTGGCGCTGAAGGCCGTCAAGCTCGTGGTCCTCACCGACGTGCCGGGCCTGTACGCCGATTGGCCGAACCGCGACTCCCTCGTCTCGCACCTGACCTCGTCGGCTCTGCGGGAGATGCTCCCGACGCTGGAGTCGGGCATGATCCCGAAGATGCAGGCGTGCCTCGAGGCGGTCGAGGGAGGCGTCGAGACGGCGGCGATCATCGATGGGCGGGTGCCGCATTCGGTGCTCGTGGAGATCTTCACCAGCAACGGAATCGGAACAGAGGTGGTGCGAGGATGA
- a CDS encoding acetylornithine transaminase, translating to MTWQDDAGRDLVRSFGDRMAMFVRGEGAYLWDDAGTRYLDFLGGIAVNSLGHAHPVFVEAVARQAATLAHVSNYFATPPQLGLAAQLKRLAGTGERGRVYFGNSGAEANEAAFKLARLHGGAERPRILALRDAFHGRTMGTLALTGKSWMQEPFLPMVPGVEFIDSTVEALEAAIDGGVAALFVEPIKGEAGVVELPTGYLAAAREITERHGALLIVDEIQTGAGRTGEWFAFQHAGITPDAVTVAKGIGGGFPIGALITFGGASELFYPGTHGSTFGGNALGTAVAAAVLAEIERADLLTNARDRGRQLRDAITAIDSDLIEGCRGQGLLIGVALRHPLAKALVAAAQQHGLIVNAPNDTTIRLAPALTIGDVEVDDFVALFTAAIRSVEDALVLDGAGATSGEGKGSK from the coding sequence ATGACCTGGCAGGATGACGCGGGACGCGACCTCGTCCGCAGCTTCGGCGATCGCATGGCGATGTTCGTCCGGGGTGAGGGCGCGTACCTCTGGGATGACGCGGGGACCCGCTATCTCGATTTCCTCGGCGGCATCGCCGTGAACTCCCTCGGGCACGCCCACCCCGTGTTCGTCGAGGCGGTGGCGCGACAGGCGGCGACCCTCGCACACGTGTCTAACTATTTCGCCACGCCCCCGCAGCTGGGGCTCGCCGCGCAGCTGAAGCGACTGGCCGGCACCGGCGAGCGCGGACGGGTGTACTTCGGAAACTCCGGCGCCGAGGCCAACGAGGCCGCCTTCAAGCTGGCCCGGCTGCACGGCGGGGCCGAACGTCCCCGCATCCTGGCCCTGCGTGACGCATTCCACGGACGCACGATGGGAACGCTGGCGCTGACCGGCAAGTCCTGGATGCAGGAGCCCTTCCTTCCAATGGTGCCCGGAGTGGAGTTCATCGACTCGACGGTCGAGGCGCTCGAGGCCGCGATCGACGGAGGCGTGGCAGCGCTCTTCGTGGAGCCGATCAAGGGCGAAGCAGGCGTGGTGGAGCTTCCCACCGGATACCTCGCGGCGGCACGGGAGATCACCGAGCGCCACGGCGCCCTGCTCATCGTCGACGAGATCCAGACCGGGGCCGGCCGGACGGGGGAGTGGTTCGCCTTCCAACACGCAGGCATCACCCCCGACGCCGTCACGGTGGCCAAGGGTATCGGCGGCGGGTTCCCGATCGGGGCGCTCATCACCTTCGGGGGGGCCAGCGAGCTCTTCTACCCCGGCACGCACGGTTCCACCTTCGGCGGCAACGCCCTCGGCACCGCGGTCGCCGCCGCAGTCCTCGCGGAGATCGAGCGTGCGGACCTCCTCACCAACGCCCGGGACCGCGGTCGGCAGCTGCGCGACGCGATCACGGCGATCGACTCGGACCTGATCGAGGGATGCCGCGGCCAGGGCCTGCTGATCGGTGTCGCGTTGCGTCATCCACTCGCCAAGGCCCTCGTCGCGGCGGCCCAGCAGCACGGTCTGATCGTCAACGCCCCCAACGACACCACCATCCGGCTCGCGCCGGCCCTGACGATCGGCGACGTCGAGGTCGACGACTTCGTCGCCCTCTTCACCGCTGCGATCCGCTCGGTGGAGGACGCACTCGTCCTCGACGGCGCGGGCGCGACATCCGGCGAAGGGAAAGGATCGAAATGA
- the argF gene encoding ornithine carbamoyltransferase, with amino-acid sequence MTRHLLRDDDLSAAEQREILDLAVELKSERWSLRPLEGPQTVAVIFDKSSTRTRVSFAVGIADLGGSPLIISTANSQLGGKETPSDTARVLERQVAAIVWRTYAQAGLEEMAAGTRVPVVNALSDDFHPCQLLADLLTIREHKGDLAGLTLSFFGDGRSNMAHSYLLAGVTAGMHVRVASPEDYAPRDDVVEAADRRAAETGGSVVLFTDPNEAAAGADVIVTDTWVSMGKEEEKLARLRDLGSYKVTTELMSLAADDAIFIHCLPADRGYEVDAEVIDGPQSVVWDEAENRLHAQKALLVWLLRQQ; translated from the coding sequence ATGACGCGCCATCTTCTTCGCGACGACGATCTGTCCGCCGCCGAACAGCGGGAGATCCTCGACCTGGCTGTCGAGCTCAAGAGCGAGCGATGGAGCCTCCGGCCCCTCGAAGGTCCTCAGACGGTGGCCGTGATCTTCGACAAGTCCTCCACCCGGACCCGGGTGTCGTTCGCGGTCGGCATCGCCGATCTCGGCGGCTCGCCGCTGATCATCTCCACCGCCAACAGTCAATTGGGCGGCAAGGAGACGCCGTCTGACACCGCACGGGTCCTCGAGCGTCAGGTCGCGGCCATCGTCTGGCGCACCTATGCGCAGGCGGGTCTGGAGGAGATGGCCGCGGGAACCCGGGTTCCCGTCGTCAACGCCCTGTCCGACGACTTCCACCCGTGTCAGCTGTTGGCCGACCTCCTCACGATCCGCGAGCACAAGGGCGACCTCGCAGGCCTCACGCTCTCGTTCTTCGGAGACGGACGCTCGAACATGGCGCACTCCTACCTCCTCGCGGGGGTGACGGCGGGCATGCACGTCCGCGTCGCCTCGCCCGAGGACTACGCACCGCGTGACGACGTCGTCGAGGCGGCCGACCGTCGAGCCGCGGAGACCGGCGGCAGCGTGGTGCTCTTCACCGACCCCAACGAGGCGGCGGCCGGCGCCGATGTCATCGTCACCGACACGTGGGTGTCGATGGGCAAAGAGGAGGAGAAGCTCGCCCGCCTTCGCGATCTCGGGTCGTACAAGGTCACGACCGAGCTCATGTCGCTGGCCGCCGACGACGCCATCTTCATCCACTGCCTTCCCGCCGATCGGGGGTACGAGGTGGACGCTGAGGTCATCGACGGCCCGCAGAGCGTCGTGTGGGACGAGGCGGAGAACCGCCTGCACGCACAGAAGGCGCTGCTGGTGTGGCTGCTGCGTCAGCAGTGA
- a CDS encoding heparan-alpha-glucosaminide N-acetyltransferase domain-containing protein, translated as MTDRATGALARNWGRLNGDGRLAGIDLARGLAVLGMFAAHLLVTPELLWTIPATWLGIVDGRSSILFATLAGVSIGLVTGGPRPLAREAMAVARMRLGVRAGFLWGLGVLLIASGVPVYVILPAYAIMFVLALPFTRLRASTLLVIAAGLAVVMPWIQVLLDEAPLWSTPLGDEVSAAIGWHYPFPVWMAFVLAGLGLARADLARLRVQLIALAAGIVLAALGYGLDTAARGSGDPVMPTLWSEVWTAEPHSSGLLEVVGSGGFAIATIAASLLVCRTVVVWLVLPLRAVGAMPLTAYTAQIIVWAVIALVVFGNTSLLTPFRELEPFWPLTLGIVAGCTAWALLIGRGPLEWAFERVSKLIVPSTLTKRSNP; from the coding sequence GTGACCGATCGGGCAACCGGAGCCCTGGCCCGCAACTGGGGTCGGCTGAACGGGGACGGACGGCTTGCCGGGATCGACCTGGCCCGGGGCCTGGCTGTGCTGGGGATGTTCGCCGCGCACCTGCTGGTGACCCCCGAGCTGCTGTGGACGATCCCCGCCACGTGGCTGGGAATCGTCGACGGTCGGTCCTCCATCCTGTTCGCCACCCTGGCAGGGGTCTCGATCGGACTCGTGACCGGCGGACCGCGCCCGCTTGCGCGCGAGGCGATGGCGGTCGCCAGAATGCGTCTGGGTGTCCGCGCGGGGTTCCTCTGGGGACTCGGCGTGCTGCTCATCGCCTCCGGTGTGCCGGTGTACGTCATCCTTCCCGCCTACGCGATCATGTTCGTCCTGGCTCTGCCGTTCACCAGGCTCAGGGCCTCCACTCTGCTCGTCATCGCGGCAGGACTGGCGGTGGTGATGCCGTGGATCCAGGTGCTCCTGGATGAGGCGCCCCTGTGGTCGACCCCTCTCGGCGATGAAGTGTCGGCGGCCATCGGCTGGCACTACCCGTTCCCCGTCTGGATGGCCTTCGTCCTCGCGGGTCTCGGGCTCGCGCGCGCCGACCTCGCCCGGCTGCGGGTCCAGCTGATCGCGCTCGCGGCGGGGATCGTGCTGGCTGCCCTCGGGTACGGGCTCGACACGGCGGCGCGCGGGAGCGGCGATCCGGTCATGCCCACCCTGTGGAGCGAGGTCTGGACGGCGGAACCCCACTCGAGCGGACTGCTCGAGGTCGTCGGATCCGGCGGGTTCGCCATCGCCACCATCGCCGCCTCGCTCCTGGTGTGCCGCACGGTCGTCGTCTGGCTCGTTCTGCCGTTGCGCGCCGTCGGTGCCATGCCCCTCACCGCGTACACCGCGCAGATCATCGTGTGGGCGGTCATCGCCCTGGTGGTCTTCGGAAACACGAGTCTTCTCACGCCGTTCCGAGAACTCGAACCCTTCTGGCCCCTGACGCTGGGCATCGTCGCGGGATGCACGGCATGGGCGCTGCTCATCGGACGAGGTCCGTTGGAGTGGGCATTCGAGCGAGTGTCGAAGCTGATCGTGCCGAGCACGTTGACGAAGAGGAGCAATCCGTGA